The Temnothorax longispinosus isolate EJ_2023e chromosome 12, Tlon_JGU_v1, whole genome shotgun sequence genome includes a window with the following:
- the Nep3 gene encoding endothelin-converting enzyme homolog isoform X5 yields MMTRYKQAEFEDEDSSSIGSVALNSEGISTSATHIRYHTGTTMWKARSILERCLLIICAVLLLTIVVLAIVISSKNGWDEAQILHVTSHGEDGTHCLTEQCVTVAASLINSIDNSVDPCDDFYEYACGGWKKKNPIPDGRNVWGTFGKLEQDNQLVVKNVLEKPLSEMKSKAEKKAKYYYLSCMDANETIETLGAKPMLELLENIGGWNISGKFNISAWSLQNSMHVLQNVYNMGGLFSWGVSEDDRNSTRYIIQIDQGGLTLPTADNYLNVSEHGKVLTAYLDYMTKIGVLLGGEENTTKKQMQDVIAFETRLAEITIPPEERRDEEKMYNLMSLNDLQKKAPFMSWVEFFQNATRLVNKKINSKAMIVNFAPEYFGNLTKVVQEYNRTTSGKIILNNYLVWQTVRSLTAFLSKPFREAYKGLRKALLGMEGHEEQWRYCVNDVNNAMGFAIGAMFVREVFQGKSKPMAEEMINHIRKAFTKNFKNLNWMDAETRNAAEEKANAITDMIGFPDFILQASELDERYRDLSIKQNEYFQNTLRVNKYSFRKNLEKLDQVVNKTTWIMTPPAVNAYYTPTKNQMVFPAGILQSPFYDMKNPYSLNFGGVGVVMGHELTHAFDDQGREYDLHGNLHHWWNDATVERFKNRTECFVEQYNQYQVQGRNINGRQTLGENIADNGGLRAAYHAYLSMTKSYKDQLPLPGLNLTHRQLFFLNFAQIWCSSITSETVTLQIEKDTHSPPKYRVIGPLSNMPEFSTEFNCPKDSKMNPVHKCEVW; encoded by the exons ATG ATGACGAGGTACAAACAGGCCGAATTCGAGGATGAAGACAGCAGCAGCATCGGCTCCGTCGCCCTAAATAGCGAAGGCATCAGCACATCCGCCACGCATATAAGATACCATACG GGTACAACGATGTGGAAGGCGAGAAGTATTTTGGAGAGATGCCTTCTTATAATCTGTGCCGTTTTGCTGCTAACGATCGTGGTACTCGCCATTGTAATCAGCAGCAAAAATGGTTGGGACGAGGCCCAGATTCTTCACGTCACCTCTCACGGAGAAG ATGGCACGCATTGTCTCACGGAACAATGCGTAACAGTGGCGGCTTCCTTAATTAATAGTATAGATAATTCCGTCGATCCGTGCGACGATTTCTACGAATACGCATGCGGCGgctggaaaaagaaaaatcccATTCCGGATGGGAGAAACGTTTGGGGCACGTTCGGCAAGCTGGAGCAGGATAATCAACTAGTCGTCAAGAATGTTCTCG AAAAACCGCTTAGCGAGATGAAATCAAAAGCCGAGAAGAAGGCCAAGTATTATTATCTGTCCTGCATGGACGCGAACGAGACGATCGAGACGCTCGGGGCGAAGCCGATGTTGGAACTGTTGGAAAATATCGGCGGCTGGAACATCTCTGGCAAATTCAACATCAGCGCGTGGTCCCTGCAAAACAGCATGCATGTTCTGCAAAACGTTTATAACATGGGCGGTTTATTCTCTTGGGGAGTGAGCGAGGACGACAGAAACAGCACTAGATACATAATCCAG attgaTCAAGGGGGTTTAACACTACCAACTGCGGACAATTACCTCAACGTATCCGAGCACGGCAAGGTTCTAACCGCCTATTTGGACTACATGACGAag ATCGGCGTGCTCTTAGGTGGCGAAGAGAATACAACGAAGAAACAGATGCAAGATGTAATCGCCTTCGAGACTAGGCTCGCGGAGATCACTATACCGCCCGAGGAACGCAGGGACGAGGAGAAGATGTACAATTTAATGTCGTTGAATGACTTACAAAAAAAAGCACCTTTC ATGTCGTGGGTGGAATTCTTCCAAAACGCCACGCGTCTCGTAAACAAGAAGATCAATAGTAAAGCTATGATCGTAAATTTTGCACCGGAGTATTTCGGAAATTTGACGAAAGTCGTGCAGGAATATAACAGGACAACTTCCGGAAAGAT AATATTGAATAACTATCTGGTTTGGCAGACCGTGAGGTCCTTGACGGCGTTCCTCTCGAAGCCGTTTCGCGAAGCTTACAAGGGCTTGCGGAAAGCTTTGCTCGGTATGGAAGGCCACGAAGAGCAGTGGCGTTATTGCGTTAATGATGTTAATAACGCCATGGGTTTCGCCATTGGCGCGATGTTCGTCAGAGAGGTTTTTCAAGGCAAGAGTAAACCTATG GCGGAGGAAATGATCAATCATATTCGCAAGGCGTTCACGAAAAACTTTAAGAATCTAAACTGGATGGACGCAGAGACGAGAAACGCCGCCGAGGAGAAAGCAAACGCGATCACCGACATGATCGGCTTCCCGGACTTCATTCTGCAGGCCAGCGAACTCGACGAGCGTTATAGGGACTTGTCGATTAAACAAAACGAATATTTCCAGAACACATTGCGCGTGAACAAGTACAGTTTCCGTAAAAATCTCGAGAAGCTCGATCAGGTGGTGAATAAGACCACTTGGATAATGACACCGCCGGCCGTGAACGCTTATTACACGCCTACCAAAAATCAAATGGTCTTCCCTGCCGGTATTCTTCAGAGCCCGTTCTACGATATGAAGAATCCCTATAGCTTGAACTTCGGCGGCGTAGGCGTAGTTATGGGGCACGAATTAACGCACGCCTTCGATGACCAAG GTCGAGAGTACGACTTGCATGGAAATCTGCACCACTGGTGGAACGACGCTACGGTGGagcgatttaaaaatagaaccgAATGCTTCGTGGAACAATATAACCAATATCAAGTACAAGGTCGAAATATAAATGGCCGACAGACGCTGg GAGAGAATATCGCCGACAACGGGGGCCTTAGGGCAGCGTATCACGCTTATCTCTCGATGACTAAGAGCTACAAGGATCAACTGCCGCTACCCGGTCTCAATCTGACGCATCGTCAactatttttcctaaattTTGCTCAG ATTTGGTGCTCCTCCATAACGTCCGAGACGGTAACTCTTCAGATCGAGAAGGATACTCACAGTCCGCCGAAGTACCGGGTGATAGGACCACTTTCGAATATGCCAGAATTCTCGACGGAGTTCAACTGCCCTAAGGACTCGAAGATGAATCCCGTACATAAGTGCGAAGTGTGGTAA
- the Nep3 gene encoding endothelin-converting enzyme homolog isoform X1, producing the protein MSVKMTRYKQAEFEDEDSSSIGSVALNSEGISTSATHIRYHTVSGTTMWKARSILERCLLIICAVLLLTIVVLAIVISSKNGWDEAQILHVTSHGEDGTHCLTEQCVTVAASLINSIDNSVDPCDDFYEYACGGWKKKNPIPDGRNVWGTFGKLEQDNQLVVKNVLEKPLSEMKSKAEKKAKYYYLSCMDANETIETLGAKPMLELLENIGGWNISGKFNISAWSLQNSMHVLQNVYNMGGLFSWGVSEDDRNSTRYIIQIDQGGLTLPTADNYLNVSEHGKVLTAYLDYMTKIGVLLGGEENTTKKQMQDVIAFETRLAEITIPPEERRDEEKMYNLMSLNDLQKKAPFMSWVEFFQNATRLVNKKINSKAMIVNFAPEYFGNLTKVVQEYNRTTSGKIILNNYLVWQTVRSLTAFLSKPFREAYKGLRKALLGMEGHEEQWRYCVNDVNNAMGFAIGAMFVREVFQGKSKPMAEEMINHIRKAFTKNFKNLNWMDAETRNAAEEKANAITDMIGFPDFILQASELDERYRDLSIKQNEYFQNTLRVNKYSFRKNLEKLDQVVNKTTWIMTPPAVNAYYTPTKNQMVFPAGILQSPFYDMKNPYSLNFGGVGVVMGHELTHAFDDQGREYDLHGNLHHWWNDATVERFKNRTECFVEQYNQYQVQGRNINGRQTLGENIADNGGLRAAYHAYLSMTKSYKDQLPLPGLNLTHRQLFFLNFAQIWCSSITSETVTLQIEKDTHSPPKYRVIGPLSNMPEFSTEFNCPKDSKMNPVHKCEVW; encoded by the exons ATGTCGGTGAAG ATGACGAGGTACAAACAGGCCGAATTCGAGGATGAAGACAGCAGCAGCATCGGCTCCGTCGCCCTAAATAGCGAAGGCATCAGCACATCCGCCACGCATATAAGATACCATACGGTGAGC GGTACAACGATGTGGAAGGCGAGAAGTATTTTGGAGAGATGCCTTCTTATAATCTGTGCCGTTTTGCTGCTAACGATCGTGGTACTCGCCATTGTAATCAGCAGCAAAAATGGTTGGGACGAGGCCCAGATTCTTCACGTCACCTCTCACGGAGAAG ATGGCACGCATTGTCTCACGGAACAATGCGTAACAGTGGCGGCTTCCTTAATTAATAGTATAGATAATTCCGTCGATCCGTGCGACGATTTCTACGAATACGCATGCGGCGgctggaaaaagaaaaatcccATTCCGGATGGGAGAAACGTTTGGGGCACGTTCGGCAAGCTGGAGCAGGATAATCAACTAGTCGTCAAGAATGTTCTCG AAAAACCGCTTAGCGAGATGAAATCAAAAGCCGAGAAGAAGGCCAAGTATTATTATCTGTCCTGCATGGACGCGAACGAGACGATCGAGACGCTCGGGGCGAAGCCGATGTTGGAACTGTTGGAAAATATCGGCGGCTGGAACATCTCTGGCAAATTCAACATCAGCGCGTGGTCCCTGCAAAACAGCATGCATGTTCTGCAAAACGTTTATAACATGGGCGGTTTATTCTCTTGGGGAGTGAGCGAGGACGACAGAAACAGCACTAGATACATAATCCAG attgaTCAAGGGGGTTTAACACTACCAACTGCGGACAATTACCTCAACGTATCCGAGCACGGCAAGGTTCTAACCGCCTATTTGGACTACATGACGAag ATCGGCGTGCTCTTAGGTGGCGAAGAGAATACAACGAAGAAACAGATGCAAGATGTAATCGCCTTCGAGACTAGGCTCGCGGAGATCACTATACCGCCCGAGGAACGCAGGGACGAGGAGAAGATGTACAATTTAATGTCGTTGAATGACTTACAAAAAAAAGCACCTTTC ATGTCGTGGGTGGAATTCTTCCAAAACGCCACGCGTCTCGTAAACAAGAAGATCAATAGTAAAGCTATGATCGTAAATTTTGCACCGGAGTATTTCGGAAATTTGACGAAAGTCGTGCAGGAATATAACAGGACAACTTCCGGAAAGAT AATATTGAATAACTATCTGGTTTGGCAGACCGTGAGGTCCTTGACGGCGTTCCTCTCGAAGCCGTTTCGCGAAGCTTACAAGGGCTTGCGGAAAGCTTTGCTCGGTATGGAAGGCCACGAAGAGCAGTGGCGTTATTGCGTTAATGATGTTAATAACGCCATGGGTTTCGCCATTGGCGCGATGTTCGTCAGAGAGGTTTTTCAAGGCAAGAGTAAACCTATG GCGGAGGAAATGATCAATCATATTCGCAAGGCGTTCACGAAAAACTTTAAGAATCTAAACTGGATGGACGCAGAGACGAGAAACGCCGCCGAGGAGAAAGCAAACGCGATCACCGACATGATCGGCTTCCCGGACTTCATTCTGCAGGCCAGCGAACTCGACGAGCGTTATAGGGACTTGTCGATTAAACAAAACGAATATTTCCAGAACACATTGCGCGTGAACAAGTACAGTTTCCGTAAAAATCTCGAGAAGCTCGATCAGGTGGTGAATAAGACCACTTGGATAATGACACCGCCGGCCGTGAACGCTTATTACACGCCTACCAAAAATCAAATGGTCTTCCCTGCCGGTATTCTTCAGAGCCCGTTCTACGATATGAAGAATCCCTATAGCTTGAACTTCGGCGGCGTAGGCGTAGTTATGGGGCACGAATTAACGCACGCCTTCGATGACCAAG GTCGAGAGTACGACTTGCATGGAAATCTGCACCACTGGTGGAACGACGCTACGGTGGagcgatttaaaaatagaaccgAATGCTTCGTGGAACAATATAACCAATATCAAGTACAAGGTCGAAATATAAATGGCCGACAGACGCTGg GAGAGAATATCGCCGACAACGGGGGCCTTAGGGCAGCGTATCACGCTTATCTCTCGATGACTAAGAGCTACAAGGATCAACTGCCGCTACCCGGTCTCAATCTGACGCATCGTCAactatttttcctaaattTTGCTCAG ATTTGGTGCTCCTCCATAACGTCCGAGACGGTAACTCTTCAGATCGAGAAGGATACTCACAGTCCGCCGAAGTACCGGGTGATAGGACCACTTTCGAATATGCCAGAATTCTCGACGGAGTTCAACTGCCCTAAGGACTCGAAGATGAATCCCGTACATAAGTGCGAAGTGTGGTAA